The Aedes albopictus strain Foshan chromosome 2, AalbF5, whole genome shotgun sequence region ttgcgatgggaaaagttaaaaacagtatttttaaaaactactatgaCTCAATgttaattactacacactttactcgagttgacgacatcgtctagtccaccgtgagtattggtcctagtagggggaaagttgggaaagggtccaggctttgctattagctgtcctgcagctccacctggtcactctaaaaaaaacaattccaattccaattccaaGTATGTTGGCTCTAAAAAAGCTACAAAACAGTCACAATGCCAATAATGCTTTCATTACGATTTATGACTATTCTCAAAACCTCAAATTCACCCGCCCTTGCACTGTTCTCTGGTACCGTGGCATCAACTGACTCCAATCAGCTACACACTACACAGTacacagtattttttccatctttttactgagttttcaacagcagattcatctcggtacactcggttatcgtatttaccgttcaccagtaacgatatttaccgtgtatcagtaacttttgacagtataTTATCTGAGCTcagtaactcatttacagaatatccgcaaaagaaacaaccgagcgtagtgagcagggtacgaaaaacggatcacgccgaaaaacaaacgctttgtcctaagcggtgcatgtcggtaacaaaggcgctccgcaacaaacgcatgcacACTCAATCTGGGATTgtctgttcggtaatttattttacggtttttgGACCGTAAAATGCGAAAAATACTGACTTTTCAGCATTTTTATTCAACATCACTGATGTTCAGCAATATTATTTGACACTTTACTGAACACAGTAATTATTTGTACTGATATTACCGCAAAATTGAAGATTTACTGAACAGAATCAAAAGTCAGTAAAAAGGAAGTACCGACTTTTCAGTTATGGCTTACTTTTTACTGAGCTTTcgttaaaacaataaaaacatcAATCGCTCATGTGCCCCAGctgtcaaaaatagaaaaaaaaacgcaaatgaAACTCGGAACATCAGATCTTGAACCCGACGCCGTCTTTCCAGAATGcagaatgatttttcaattgaaattcatTCACTCTTGCCGTAAGTAttcgaaactcctagaaaaaactaCCGTTTTCTATAGAAACGGTCTTCCACAAATTGTTTACTTATGTAGCAGCATAGCTGGACCGGACAACTCTGCTGGGGCATGGTTTGCGAAACGGATTCACTTAGCTCAAACACCGCACCAGCAGGATTTTCCAGTAAAGGGTCTTTCTATTTAGGAGCCGAAAAGTCGATCTTGTTCTGCCGGAACTTTTGGGAACGGTACATAGCATTATGGGTTTTCATACCTTTCAAGAGCAAGGACGATTGAATTAGAATTAAAAGATTTATCGAAAATGAGGAAATtatagctagaagaaactttttttgaaaaaaaaaaacaaaaaaaaaaaagattaccgAAAAGTCAGTAAAAGTTGGATCAACTATTACTGActaaatcagtttttatttgaCAGCTCGAAAGCTTCGTAGTTTACCGAATTTTCGGTACTTGCAAATTATTACTgacttaactctgctgttcaaaaactcagtaaaattttaccgacttcggcaatcaaatctgagtgtgtgtcaggcgatgagagtaataaaacaaacatcgcttgccgtgcgtgtgctgatatttcggattttctgctgaaattttcgacccacattatcaaattcataaacatttggacgaaataggactcttgcaaacctcagagtctagtttcagttgtaaaacaatgcgtaaatcatgatgtgaatagaacgagacaaatattcctaccgtttttgttgtgaacaaacttgggagcgattttgtcattatctgctaacgaaaaaacaaagcgttgttgccgtgccttcattgttgcctatttttcgcttgcgttggcatattttgcgtacactggtagtgagttaaatctgctgttgagaactcagttaaacgatgggaaaaataccgagatGATCTGAGTGTGTAACCTCGGCTCCCTATTCCGGTCATGACATTTGTTTTGAATGGCGTTAACGGAATAAGGAACCGAAAAAGCGACCGGAATCAGGTGATATCACGGTAATAGAATCTACTGAGCCCCGGGGTGGTCCCACCGAGTTTATCaagcatttctgaaaaatatgTCGAAACATAtcatcagccatactccatctgtagcatcCGGAtcatgatgaaccgttggaggcgtattctgcccataatcgcataagagtaacattcgacaaaagtaggcaatGGAGAAAATGGAGCCCAAAGATTTAACTTTCAATAGTATGGAAATGaacttaaattttgaaaatttcccataaattcgTAATCAATCGTTTAGCAATAATATTTTCTACAGCACATCTTATATGCCAGACGaattgtcagaaaataaatcgGACCTGATTATGATTGATGACACGCTTTAAAGCCAGTCCatttttccagtgtgactgttatgcggtcacattggtcaatgagacaaaattacttggtatttttttcataaatcctcgaacaaacttgatttttttattcaggTAGTCTAAAGTACTTGTAATTTGATGGtgatccccgatattaactcaataccagcaaaatatgcaaatggtacaaatatgcagttatgggcagtattaAACTGTAAAAAGGTgatatcacagagaaacagacgtcacactctgatctcttcccgcataatcacgaactgtaaattgaacgtttttcatactgtagatgaccataAACAATTATCATTTAACCAATTCTCAGACTGTTTGAGATAACCATTCCATgaacagatttgccagtttgacaaatggtaagccgccaaattacagtatgtggaataggcggttaagataggttaccataaaaaatcgctcgttttctcgaacaaatttttcgcaatacagtaaaggaaaCAGTCAATGTATTATCCAGTTTTTAAGACAACTCACTGCATGTCAAATGGTTAGAGAACAATTCAACAATAAATCTGCAGGAAAAACGCACACTATATGTGTTACTATTGATTTAAGGTTTTCCATGGTTTTTTAAGCAAATAATATATGGGTCTACTGATGATTTATTTATTATACAGTACATATTTGCCATCATATTTATATTGTGGATAATCAAGACGATTTACCTTCATGCAAAGACATCCTCGCATCATATCCCGCGCATCCGGGTCATTCCGAGAGCAGTGATGACTGCTGAAGTTCTCCGACTCGCGATGCATCTTATCGTACGCCCGGCAGCACATACGGCGATTAAAGCTGTGAACATTCCTGGTTGGCAGCGGATTTCTAATGGAAAGAGACACAATTCCACCGGCATCAGGACGAATCCTTCGCTTCTCCCGGATTGTGCGAAACATTCTCCAGTTGCAATTTCGGGCATGATGCTATTGAATTCCTTTGAATTCAAGATCGTGAATTCTGTAAAACAATATTCATGTACTGAGATAAAGCACCAAAAAAAGCAAAATAGAATTATCATTCAAAACTTACCATTttatttttccagttatttcaaATTGCTTACCGCGGTGATCAGTTTGAGTTTTTAGTTTGTTTTCGCTCAGGCGGATAACAGAaaagttttttttcgttttttctacAAAACTGCAAACTGCGGCGTTTGATTGGTACATACACCAATGTGTGCAACTATTTGGCAAACTGTTGAGTTTAAGTGGCATACAGTGTAATACCCATGTATGAGTGTGTTGCGCAAATATAATCACAAACCGTTTGACAAATGGTCATTCCAGTTTGCCACCATGTTTCACAAGCTTTCATCGCTATATGTTTTGACAATTTCTACACAATATGACATATTGTTACAACTTGGTATGGGTTACGTAGACCGTTCTTTATGATCGAATGCCGGAGTTTCATAGTTTTCAACAGAAAAGCACCTGTTCGTGATACAGTAACAGTGACAGATAAAAGAGACATACTGTTTGGACCTTAATGCAAACTGTATTTTGCTATGCGGGTTCTCATCGACCACCTTTTatatggttgattcaaatattcagaggTTGGTAAATTGACCATTCGCGGCGCTGGcattgtttttgctcctgtttaacatttgctcactaccgccacctagtggtggcccGTCCAAACACAGtacttaagcctggaacacatagcgtccgttccgtcgaggtttgcgtttttttgacagttttcccataggaaatgtgtcaaactactgtcacgcacacgcaaacgtatgcattgtgtggggcactttatagCATTGGGTAAtagcgttttcgtgacgatgtttttcaatgaaatttgttcttagTGTGACCTCTATTTCTCTGTGGTAATATGTTTCACTAGAGAACATTACATTACATAAACTAAAACGAAACGcattcactttaataccgttAAACTCCTTAATCTTAGCCAGGGGATAAATTATTTGTTTCTACAATAACAATTTTGCAAACAGCGTTGATATTATGTTTCCTAGCCTATTTTGATggaggagcgcagagagcacgatgggcggaccaggtggagcgtgatctgcacggtaaaaaatctgcactctgatatgaacagattggcacttgaattcgcacaactgtccaaacagtttgttatcatctaaatatcatttgaaaaagaacatccaatgcctcttcagtttTACTGCACGATAAAAATTCTGAACGCTGGATGGaatggaaaaatcccttaactattcaacgtcccaatcaacatgattagaaattcttttccttttaaatcgtaatgctgtcagttttgatttgagaaccaaaacaaacccaccgaagaaataaactgaaaatcacttcgatttgcactaatgtacaaagcaatacaatccaaagtggaaagctgttgatttggtaatgactgttttgggcatgaaagtaaatatagatgacaggtagtagaaagtgtttcgcttcgattcgcatcTCATCATCAGATgtaaagtagtgtagtggtaaagcaGAAGACCAtgaatctcaaggtcctggttCGAATCTTGGTGCTGCGGGGggtacacttttttattttttattttgaaatcaaaatattgtcaacaacgaattgaagtgcacttccagtaaaactgaagaggcattggatgttcattttcaaatgatatttagatgataacaaactgtttggacagtagtgcgaattcaagtgccaatctgttcatagcagagtgcagattttttaccgaaacactttctactacctgtcatctatatttactttcatgcccaaaacagtcattaccaaatcaacagctttccactttggattgtattgctttgtacattagtgcaaatcgaagtgattttcagtttatttcttcggtgggtttgttttggttctcaaatcaaaactgacagcattacgatttaaaaggaaaagaatttctaatcatgttgattgggacgttgaatagttaagggatttttcccttccaTCCAGCGTGCACAATTTTTACCGTGTGGCGAGCATtggtgggcgtgaccgacgttggagagctgcagctgcaaatcgagttttatggcggcaaattgttgattcagtgttatcatgaatttgatgttgtagGGTTGGGAGGCTGTCTCTCATACAAATGAAACACAATTCTTTCTATAACTCGGGAATGGTGCCTGACCGAAGATCATTGGGCAGAATGATCACCATGCCCTTTTGTCAAACAAGttgtacttttttttcttttgaaaataggctattcttacaAGTCACACTGTTACTTAATTTATTGGGGGCTAAACTGAAAAAAAACGTATATTCTTTAAAATGGCATTGTTTTGTAGTTTGTGGTGGTCAAATTGACACCACACTGATAAAAAAGTTGGTTGACAACCAAATTGCTAActttatctgagatttttccttcgtTTAAAGATAGGTTGTTCTTTCACTCTTATAATACAAATGTTTCACAAATTTCTATTAAAGATCAAATTTATTCATGCAACTAAAACTCAAACTGAATATTTCTCAAGAAAGGAGCACATTTTGTTAATTCCCAGATTAGAAAGTATGTTGGTGAAagcacggatgtgatgatcgacaatgcgttctaagcatttcaaaagaaaagGTTCAAGGGATGGGTTTGAAGTTCTTTTTTCCCTATTTTCATACGATTGATCGAATGCTACGAAACAATTTTATTTGTTTGGCACATATATTCGTATCtataaatatttcatttttttcctcccctCAGGCACCATGTGGTTAAGGAGCGAATCCAGAGACCGAAGGCTGCGTTCGAGCAGTTCTCGAATAACCGTTAAGAATAAAAGGCACGCCAAGGCACAGCAGAAAATCAAACGCAGTCCCTCTGGAGATGTGATTCCAGCGCGACGACGGAGCACGCATCTCCAGCTCCCGGTCGGGGGCGCAAATCGGTGTCGCCCGGTCGGCAACGCCATCGGGGCCTCCACACGTTCCGGCGGCAACCGGGTCAGTCCCAAGCGGACATTGAAAGGTGGCCGGCGAATCAACAAGTTGGCGACGTCATTGagtggcgacgacgacgaagaagCAATCTCGGAGGATTGCAAGGAAAACTGCTGGCAGGATAGCAATGATCTCACCCTTTTCGATTCTAGCGTCAGTCTTAAGAATCAGTATGAAAGCACTAATTTATTCGCGAAGAAGGGCGACGAAATCGGGTCGCCCGATGATTGTATCAATCAGTTTGGAGTAATAAGTTTCGATTCGGGCAAATCGGCAGCGGCGGGGACGATTACCTCGACGACGGTGGAACCACTCAAATCGAAGTGCATCACCGAATGTGATAGTACAACGGAAATTGGTTGCGATCCAAGTTACCCATCCACTTCGGGGAATTGCAGTAGGCGCCTTCTCAAAAGTCCGCTTGAGCATGCAACGCCTGCTTCGTTGCAGGACATCGTTGTTCCAGAGGTGGATTCTACAACCGATACGATTCCAGATACCACTAACGATCTAGTGTCAGCAGTGGCCACAAACATCATATCCGTGTTTCCCCCGTCAGCATCTTCTTCGTTGTCTTCGACGTCGTCGTCTTCATCCTCGTCTTCGTCATCTTCCTCATTGTCCTCCACTTTCCAGCCGACCGGCTACAGCAGCTGCTCGTCCGTGTCCGGAGCCGATGAGCAACCGGCCTCCAGCAGCTACTCGCCTAATGCGGCCGCGACGGATTTGATCTCAATGTTCGACGACGAACACTATCGGAATTCGGCCGAACTTTGCCAGTACACCGATTTCCTGCCGTACAATACGTTGTTTACGCAAGCCCTGCTCAGTTGTGGCGACGTTTCCAGCCTCAATATCAACTGCAATCAAGTACTCAACGAGAGCATGACCACCGGGATGAATGACGGCACCGGGTTTCTCTCCTCGATCAATCCGACGGCCATCGAGAATCTGAAGGCGTTAACCAATTTTCAGAGCATGAATACTTCCGTCGAGGATGCCGCCGGTGGACCCAGCTCGAGTGGGGTCTACCTAACGGAAATTGGCAATCGCGGAAATGAACAACAACTATCTGGTGCTAGCGGAGGTGGTGGGGGTCACATGGTACACGGCGGACACGCGGAAGGCGAATCGCTAATTCACAacatcgaatgcaatgaaacgaTTCCCATGTGTGGCGGCGATGATTGCGATGGAAGCGGAATGCAGCTGGAATCCGATGAGTGCATGGAGATAGAGGTAGGTTTCATTTACCAttctatatttattttatttttttttttgagaaattttccaaataaaGTAGTTTAATCATACATCGTGAGGTgcattttatgcatttttttgctttaaccccttcgggacgacttttttcaccaacctcgccgctgtagaacgcgtcagcgaggtgcaaatgacccaaccgtcctgaaagggttaaagcTATTCCTTTCTAATTACCTACTTAACAAAAAACAATACAATTattctgtaaaaaataaaaaaccacTACTATGAATTTTCCTTTGAACCGTATTCGATGTATGTATTTTCATGACATTCTTCCCCGCAGGAATCCAACGACAGTCAGCACGAGCATGTCACCTGGGAATCGTTCGATCCGTACGTATTCATCAAACATCTGCCCCCGTTGACGTGCGAGATGCGTTCCAAGTGCCCCGCGCTGCCATTGAAGACTCGCTCCAGTCCGGAGTTCAGTCTGGTGCTTGATCTCGACGAGACGCTGGTCCACTGCAGCTTGCAGGAGCTGTCCGATGCCAGCTTCAAGTTTCCGGTGCTATTTCAGGAGTGTAAATACACGGTTTTCGTGCGGACGCGACCATTCTTCCGCGAGTTTCTCGAGAAGGTTTCGCAGATATTTGAAGTCATTCTGTTTACTGCCTCCAAGCGGGTCTATGCGGATAAGCTGCTTAACTTGTTGGATCCTGAGCGACGACTGATCAAGTAATGCTTTTGTTTGGTAGCCTAGGAAGTGTTTCAACTGATCAAGTTTTCTCCCGTCATTTCAGATATCGTCTATTTCGAGAGCACTGTGTACTAGTCAATGGCAACTATATCAAAGACTTGACCATACTAGGGAGAGATCTGTCCAAGACGATCATCATTGACAATTCTCCGCAAGCATTTGGGTAAGTTTCGAATTACTCGTGAAATTCAAGCGCACAGTATGTATATTGGACACTATTCGCTGTTTCAGATATCAACTTGAGAATGGTATCCCCATAGAGAGCTGGTTCACGGATCCGAGCGATTCCGAGTTGATGAAGATTTTACCATTCTTGGAACGACTTGCTGAAATGGTTAGTATACGCATTCtgatcaagttgggacaaacctatgtcgcattggggcAGGTTGTGACATTGTTATTATTGTCGTTATTTTGATTTAGTGGTCTTGCACTTGTACGGTACACATTCGTTTAAGGGAAACAAATGCTTACTTATTTTTCGAATTATTTGCTTAATATTTCAGCGAGAAGATGTTCGTCCTCACATCCGAGAAAAGTATCGCCTTTTTTCGTACTTACCACCGGACTAAGTTTGCACGAGGCAAGCCACCTCAAATACTTGGATAGCTAAACTGATTGTGCATCTCCCTAGGCAAGTCGTTTCTATTGTTTTATCTACACCAGACCGGGTGTAGACGCTAAATTGAAACATTAAACTAAGCAAATCGACTAGATAAACAAAAGATTTACCTAAAACCATAAACACATACACatttagacaaaaaaaatgtacACCAAAACAGCGTGAATAACTCTACCTAAACAAATTTCGATAAACACAACCACACATGGcataaatttctagaaatttaagCGTCTAGATGTTGCAAAATCAAGAAAAATCACAAGTATAACAGATAACCGTACAGTACAGAAATAATTTTTAAGCGTAAGATTAATTACCGAGAACAGATCGAGCAAATTAGAGTTTTCCCTTGACCCAATTGTAACAGTTACTGTTTTTCACCTAGTTTACAGTGGGtttaaaatccttgaaaaaacactAAAAAATTAACAATTGTAAGTTGACTAATGGAACAAAGCAAACGTTAGCGTAGAATGCAATATGATAAAAGTAATCTAtacaaaacaaaatatttaacTAGAATCGTAGAAATGAAAtttgcaaaacaaaataaaaacaatactaaaaGAGAAAAAAGAAAGCAACACTTTAcactgaattcttgaaagattaagTTGTGAGCATATATCATTGTTTATATTGTCTTATACAAAGCGAACATTATTGTTATAAATAAtttgatattatttttatttattgaataattGTGTGTATCATTGCTGTATGATATGATTATTTTAAGATGATCAAATTATATATCGTTGTATTGTGTACAGAAAACATGAACATTGAATCTTGGAACAAAACATACATCAAAACATTTTCGAAACAGTTCTTATTATCTACCATTATTCGATGGGAAAAGAATGTCCATGTTTTGTGAACAGGTTCGTTGAGTTCCTTCCTATTCCAAAAAAAAGAGCTTAACACGCTTCCTGGTTTTTACTGTTGTTCCATACGCTGAGTTCCTCTTTTTGGTGGTCTGCCGTTAATAGTAGCACGAAATCGTCGTCTTTAAAGAAAATTGTAGCATTCAACATGACAATCGTATTCGGAGTCTGGCTTTGACTCATAACGGTGTTGCATAGGCGGACGTTATTTGGCGTCATCGCTTCCCAAAGCGGATTCAATGTGACACAAATGAGTGCAACAGACAACATGTGTCTCGGAAACAAGGACCAtttctttttcgaatattgtgGCGACCCTGTGCCTCTAAGGCATATTTTTTAGACGAATACAAACTCCTTTTATTCCCCTAACAATTGCTTGGAACAGTTTTGACAGAAAGTCAACAACatgaaaatacaaaatgaaaatgtcTTAAAAAAGCAGTTAAGCCGTCTTTTTCAATGATTAATATCACATTCTTGTTGCTTCCGATGGTACCAATTTCTAGTAGGTTCATGGTACCGATGGTAGCAATGCTGTCATAACTATTCTATGCAAGCAAGCAAGACTGGAGCTCATTAGGACGTAGCGACGACAGAGGCAAGTTCAGAGGatcaatattcgaaggcacacggtatTAAGTGGAGCCCCCATGGTGACTTGTGACTTGACGGtactaatagaaatacactagaacgccaatggcgctctACTCAGTTTTCCctctttaattattttaataactttagctgtaataattgattatgtttaagtgcccatcttgtagagtacctttggtaaacaaaatttatttggaactcgctactgacgctgtaagggcgaggcaaactagatgttagtcacatgaacagtcgcgacattggatttctgtggctggttattctaatacgGTACTTCTATGAAAAACTAATAAACAATAAaatttaaacaa contains the following coding sequences:
- the LOC115270211 gene encoding CTD small phosphatase-like protein 2; the protein is MWLRSESRDRRLRSSSSRITVKNKRHAKAQQKIKRSPSGDVIPARRRSTHLQLPVGGANRCRPVGNAIGASTRSGGNRVSPKRTLKGGRRINKLATSLSGDDDEEAISEDCKENCWQDSNDLTLFDSSVSLKNQYESTNLFAKKGDEIGSPDDCINQFGVISFDSGKSAAAGTITSTTVEPLKSKCITECDSTTEIGCDPSYPSTSGNCSRRLLKSPLEHATPASLQDIVVPEVDSTTDTIPDTTNDLVSAVATNIISVFPPSASSSLSSTSSSSSSSSSSSSLSSTFQPTGYSSCSSVSGADEQPASSSYSPNAAATDLISMFDDEHYRNSAELCQYTDFLPYNTLFTQALLSCGDVSSLNINCNQVLNESMTTGMNDGTGFLSSINPTAIENLKALTNFQSMNTSVEDAAGGPSSSGVYLTEIGNRGNEQQLSGASGGGGGHMVHGGHAEGESLIHNIECNETIPMCGGDDCDGSGMQLESDECMEIEESNDSQHEHVTWESFDPYVFIKHLPPLTCEMRSKCPALPLKTRSSPEFSLVLDLDETLVHCSLQELSDASFKFPVLFQECKYTVFVRTRPFFREFLEKVSQIFEVILFTASKRVYADKLLNLLDPERRLIKYRLFREHCVLVNGNYIKDLTILGRDLSKTIIIDNSPQAFGYQLENGIPIESWFTDPSDSELMKILPFLERLAEMREDVRPHIREKYRLFSYLPPD